ACCTTTAAGCGTTTCTGGTCCCCAAATTATAAAAGCAACAACAATTAACAGAGTTGTAAAAGATGTCAATACAGATCTAACTATAACTTGCCTAATACTCTTGTTAACAATTTGCTCAACTTCAGATGACTTAACAGTCTCGAAGTTTTCCCTGATTCTATCATAAACAACCACTGTATCAGTAACAGAATATCCCAGAATTGTTAGTATAGCTGCTATTATTGATATGTCCATCTCTATGTCAAATAGAGTTATAACAGTAAATGATATCAAAAGATCGTGTACAAGAGAAGCAATAGCACCCAAACCAAATATAAAGTCAAATCTTATACCTATATATATAAGTATAAGTAAAGCAACAATAAAAGAGAGAATCATCGCATTTCTAAAAAACTCTTCACTCAACCTAGGACCCACGGTATTTTCACCTCTTATTATAACTTCTTTAAAGTTATCCTGGAGTGCCTTTTTAAGTATCTCAACCTTCTGTATATAATCCTCAGAAACACCTACACTTATAAGATATATGTTATCTCTAGGATCTCCAATATAGGTTACACTCTTTGTTATACCTGTTGCAGATATAACCCTCCTTACATCTTCAATATTAACATTATCATTTATCTTAACCTCAAGTCTAGTTCCACCAGCAAAGTCGATACTTTGTTTAAAACCACCTTTTAGTATGAACAAAACCACTCCAAAAACTATGATTAGTAAAGAAAAAGAAATAAAATAAAATCTATTCTTTACGAAATCCACTTTTCTTATTGGTTCCAAGAAATTAAACATACTCTCCTCCTACACAAGTGCTGGTAAAAATCTTATTTTCAATTTTTGAACCACAAA
The DNA window shown above is from Brevinematales bacterium and carries:
- the secF gene encoding protein translocase subunit SecF: MFNFLEPIRKVDFVKNRFYFISFSLLIIVFGVVLFILKGGFKQSIDFAGGTRLEVKINDNVNIEDVRRVISATGITKSVTYIGDPRDNIYLISVGVSEDYIQKVEILKKALQDNFKEVIIRGENTVGPRLSEEFFRNAMILSFIVALLILIYIGIRFDFIFGLGAIASLVHDLLISFTVITLFDIEMDISIIAAILTILGYSVTDTVVVYDRIRENFETVKSSEVEQIVNKSIRQVIVRSVLTSFTTLLIVVAFIIWGPETLKGFSIVLLTGIISGTYSSLFIASPIVIELEKQKLLRQEKAL